From the genome of Burkholderia cepacia ATCC 25416:
CGGGCAGCGCCGCGATGCCGAGGCCATCGAGCACGGCTTCGCGAATCGTCATCAGGTCGGCCGTCACCAGCCGCGGGTCGTGTTCGTGCACGTGACGCGTACCGTCCGGCGCGATCAGGTTGAACACGTGCCGCCCGTCGACGCTCGGCGTATCGAGTGTTTCGAATCCGCTCAGGTCGTCCGGTACCAGCGGCGGCGCATTCTGGCTCAGCAGGCTCGGCGCACCGACCAGCATCTGCTCGGTGCGCCATAGCGGCCGCACGACGATATTCGCGTTCTGCGGCGGCTCCGAGCGCACACGCAGCGCGACGTCGATCGAATCCTCGAACAGGTCGATCACGCGATTCGTCACGCGGACGTGCACCTTCACCTCGGGATAGCGGCGCAGGAATTCGGGCAGGATGCGCGACAGCATCGTCTGCGACAGCGTCACGGGCACACTGACACGCACCGAGCCGCGCGGCGATGCGCGCAACTGCTGGACCGCGTTCA
Proteins encoded in this window:
- a CDS encoding LysR family transcriptional regulator, with the protein product MNIDAHNLNDLMYFSQVVEHGGFSAAERVLGISKSRLSRRLTELEAALGVRLLQRSTRKLALTEAGELFYQHCQAMLAEAQAAMNAVQQLRASPRGSVRVSVPVTLSQTMLSRILPEFLRRYPEVKVHVRVTNRVIDLFEDSIDVALRVRSEPPQNANIVVRPLWRTEQMLVGAPSLLSQNAPPLVPDDLSGFETLDTPSVDGRHVFNLIAPDGTRHVHEHDPRLVTADLMTIREAVLDGLGIAALPEMMYGNALRAGQLSPVMPGWTLPVPQLYAVFVSRQGMPPAVRAFVDYLVEKLDHGAYKEPGCPERAKKEAAADVSAT